One genomic segment of Desulfomicrobium sp. ZS1 includes these proteins:
- a CDS encoding MATE family efflux transporter, producing MIHISPATAIIYRRIFKVSMPLVVSLGATTVMEFTDRLFLARYSLDAIAAALPAGIMALLAMTIFLGTTSYVSVFVAQYTGQGRPEMVGRAVWQGIYVALLGAAVLGGMAFLADGIFALGGHSREIQVLESIYFRTLCLGAGIHLAGGAFAGFFTGLGRTRVVMLANLAGMLLNIPLDYCLINGIGPFPELGIFGAGLATVMSWGLITAILWMAMRRRENARFRLTTDRRLRLDLWLRLMRYGLPSGMEFFLDIFAFTVFIFVVGRLGTMELAATNIALNINALAFMPLVGFAMGTSTLVGQAMGAGKPDDVPVVVRASLVLTFAYLAVMSAVFLFAPEAVLQLFQPRDMDPAAFASVVDMGRILLMIVVAYLFFDGVSFIVYGALKGAGDTVFVMTSRLALVIMVMVGPLLAGARLGFGLYYFWAVSCTFLVMLSLVGWWRFRQGKWRHMLVVEKGPPA from the coding sequence ATGATCCACATTTCCCCGGCCACCGCCATCATATATCGCCGCATCTTCAAGGTTTCCATGCCCCTGGTCGTCAGCCTCGGCGCGACCACGGTCATGGAGTTCACGGACCGCCTCTTCCTGGCCCGCTATTCCCTCGACGCCATTGCCGCAGCCTTGCCCGCCGGGATCATGGCGCTTTTGGCCATGACGATTTTTCTGGGCACTACCAGCTATGTGTCCGTGTTCGTGGCCCAGTACACCGGCCAGGGGCGGCCCGAGATGGTCGGCAGGGCGGTCTGGCAGGGCATCTACGTGGCGCTGTTGGGGGCGGCCGTGCTGGGGGGAATGGCCTTTCTCGCCGATGGCATTTTTGCGCTCGGAGGTCATTCCAGGGAGATTCAGGTCCTTGAATCCATTTATTTTCGGACCCTGTGCCTGGGGGCGGGGATTCATCTCGCCGGCGGCGCTTTCGCCGGATTCTTTACCGGCCTGGGCCGCACGCGCGTTGTCATGCTCGCCAACCTGGCGGGAATGCTCCTGAACATCCCCCTCGATTATTGCCTCATCAACGGCATCGGGCCGTTTCCGGAGCTGGGCATCTTTGGCGCAGGTCTGGCCACGGTGATGAGCTGGGGGCTCATTACGGCAATTCTCTGGATGGCCATGCGCCGCCGCGAGAATGCCCGTTTCCGCCTGACCACGGATCGACGGCTGCGGCTTGACCTTTGGCTGCGGCTCATGCGCTACGGCCTGCCGAGCGGGATGGAGTTTTTTCTCGATATCTTCGCCTTCACGGTCTTCATCTTCGTGGTCGGCCGGCTCGGGACCATGGAGCTGGCCGCGACCAACATCGCCCTCAATATCAATGCCCTGGCCTTCATGCCTCTGGTCGGTTTCGCCATGGGTACCAGCACCCTGGTCGGGCAGGCCATGGGCGCCGGCAAGCCCGATGACGTGCCGGTCGTGGTGCGTGCCAGCCTGGTGCTGACCTTTGCCTATCTGGCGGTCATGTCGGCGGTGTTCCTGTTCGCTCCGGAAGCGGTCCTGCAGCTGTTCCAGCCCCGCGACATGGATCCGGCCGCCTTTGCCTCGGTGGTCGACATGGGCCGGATTCTGCTCATGATCGTGGTCGCCTACCTGTTCTTCGACGGGGTCAGCTTCATTGTCTACGGAGCCTTGAAAGGAGCGGGGGATACGGTCTTTGTCATGACCTCGCGCCTGGCGCTGGTCATCATGGTCATGGTCGGGCCGCTTCTGGCCGGAGCCAGGCTTGGCTTTGGACTGTATTATTTCTGGGCCGTGAGCTGCACGTTTCTGGTCATGCTGTCCCTTGTGGGCTGGTGGCGCTTCAGACAGGGAAAATGGCGGCACATGCTGGTGGTGGAGAAAGGGCCGCCCGCCTGA
- a CDS encoding sigma-54 dependent transcriptional regulator, whose translation MNAPAQTTPAIPAARILVVDDETISRDNLALALARQGHDTVTASGGPEALGLLQDSDFDMVLTDLMMEGMDGLALLREVKSRHPDIEVVVITGYPTVDTAVEAMRAGAYDYLAKPYRIDEARLLVHKALEKRRLRLEVTRLREQLRERTLPVPMLGAAPCMVELKRTIAQVAPSDATVLILGETGTGKEVAARMVHLFSRRSEARFLAINCGAFNEELLESELFGHEQGAFSGATRQKKGLFEAAEGGTLFLDEVGEMSLAMQVKLLRAVQERTIRRVGGTADIAVDVRLVAATNKNLKTEVEVGRFRQDLYFRLHVLVLNMPPLVQRREDLPLLARYFAEKASRETDRPAPGISDEVMEILSRYAFPGNVRELQNVIERAVVFCNGDEIRAAHLSPELREVSLHVSRAGDRQPMTLEECERDQIQWTLEHAADNRTLAAKLLGIDRASLWRKIKRHGL comes from the coding sequence ATGAACGCCCCGGCGCAGACGACCCCGGCCATTCCTGCGGCCAGGATTCTGGTGGTCGATGACGAGACCATCTCGCGCGACAATCTGGCCCTGGCCCTGGCCAGGCAGGGTCACGACACGGTGACCGCATCAGGTGGGCCCGAGGCCCTTGGCCTTTTACAGGATTCGGATTTCGACATGGTCCTGACTGACCTGATGATGGAGGGCATGGACGGCTTGGCCCTCTTGCGCGAGGTCAAGTCCCGCCATCCCGACATCGAGGTCGTGGTCATCACCGGCTACCCCACGGTGGACACGGCGGTGGAAGCCATGCGGGCCGGGGCTTATGACTATCTGGCCAAACCGTACCGCATCGACGAGGCCCGGCTGCTGGTGCACAAGGCGCTGGAAAAGCGACGGCTTAGGCTGGAGGTGACCCGGCTGCGCGAGCAGTTGCGCGAGCGGACCCTGCCCGTGCCCATGCTCGGCGCGGCCCCGTGCATGGTGGAACTCAAGCGCACCATCGCGCAGGTCGCTCCGTCCGACGCCACGGTGCTGATCCTTGGGGAGACGGGCACGGGCAAGGAAGTGGCGGCGCGCATGGTGCATCTCTTCAGCCGTCGCTCCGAGGCCCGTTTTTTGGCCATCAATTGCGGGGCGTTCAACGAGGAGCTTCTTGAAAGCGAGCTTTTCGGGCACGAGCAGGGGGCCTTTTCCGGCGCGACCCGGCAAAAGAAGGGCCTGTTCGAGGCGGCTGAGGGCGGCACGCTCTTCCTCGACGAAGTGGGCGAGATGTCCCTGGCCATGCAGGTCAAGCTGCTGCGCGCCGTGCAGGAACGGACCATCCGCCGCGTGGGCGGCACCGCCGATATCGCCGTGGACGTGCGCCTCGTGGCCGCGACCAATAAAAATCTGAAAACCGAAGTGGAGGTGGGCCGCTTTCGTCAGGACCTGTATTTCCGTCTGCACGTCCTGGTGCTGAACATGCCGCCGTTGGTGCAGCGCCGGGAGGATCTGCCGCTGTTGGCCCGTTATTTCGCGGAAAAGGCCAGCCGGGAGACGGACCGCCCGGCTCCGGGCATTTCCGATGAAGTGATGGAGATTCTGAGTCGCTATGCCTTTCCGGGCAATGTCCGCGAGCTGCAGAACGTCATCGAGCGGGCCGTAGTCTTTTGCAACGGGGATGAGATCCGTGCGGCCCACCTTTCTCCGGAGCTGCGCGAAGTCTCCCTGCATGTCAGCCGGGCCGGGGACAGGCAGCCCATGACCCTGGAGGAGTGCGAGCGCGATCAGATCCAGTGGACTCTGGAACACGCGGCGGACAATCGCACCCTGGCCGCCAAACTGCTGGGCATCGACCGGGCTTCTTTGTGGCGCAAGATCAAGCGTCACGGATTGTAG